In Alteribacter lacisalsi, a genomic segment contains:
- a CDS encoding glycine betaine ABC transporter substrate-binding protein, translating into MKKMTFALSAAALAALTACGGNGDGAAEDSLGQITVGGKNFTEQFVLAKITSIYLEENGYEVEEATNMGSEVVREALVNNQIDLYWEYTGTALVNYLGQEPLAEQEEAYDIVKEMDLEENGIVWMDMADLNNTYTLMMREDHAEELGLESVSDMADYVNDNPGELNFASDAEFATRGDGLPGAEEYYDFSFGSDNVSRMDAGLTYQALRDGDVSVAMGFSTDSRIVNFDLKNLEDDQGFFPAYNAAISAREEVLEEYPELEELLEPLAEALDTDTMTELNYEVDVEQRSETEVAREWLEENGLLD; encoded by the coding sequence ATGAAAAAAATGACATTTGCTTTATCAGCAGCCGCACTTGCGGCACTTACAGCCTGCGGGGGCAACGGAGACGGAGCCGCAGAGGATTCACTCGGCCAGATTACCGTTGGCGGAAAGAATTTTACCGAGCAGTTTGTGCTCGCTAAGATCACTTCAATTTACCTTGAAGAAAACGGCTATGAAGTGGAAGAAGCGACGAACATGGGCAGCGAAGTGGTCCGCGAGGCACTTGTAAACAACCAGATTGATCTTTACTGGGAGTACACAGGTACAGCACTTGTAAATTACCTCGGCCAGGAGCCGCTTGCAGAACAGGAAGAAGCCTATGACATTGTAAAAGAAATGGATCTTGAGGAAAACGGGATTGTCTGGATGGATATGGCTGACCTGAATAATACGTACACGCTGATGATGCGTGAGGATCACGCCGAGGAACTGGGTCTTGAATCAGTATCCGACATGGCTGATTATGTGAACGACAATCCCGGCGAGCTGAATTTTGCATCTGATGCCGAGTTTGCCACACGCGGTGACGGTCTTCCTGGTGCGGAGGAATATTACGATTTCAGTTTCGGTTCGGACAACGTGAGCCGTATGGATGCCGGCCTGACATACCAGGCACTGCGTGACGGAGACGTAAGCGTGGCGATGGGCTTCTCAACAGACAGCCGGATCGTAAACTTTGACCTGAAAAACCTGGAAGACGACCAGGGCTTTTTCCCGGCTTACAATGCGGCGATCTCCGCACGTGAAGAAGTACTGGAAGAGTACCCGGAGCTTGAAGAGCTTCTCGAGCCTCTTGCTGAAGCCCTTGATACCGACACGATGACCGAACTGAATTACGAAGTGGACGTCGAGCAGCGCAGTGAAACAGAAGTAGCGCGAGAATGGCTTGAAGAAAACGGACTGCTTGACTAA
- a CDS encoding ABC transporter permease, whose amino-acid sequence MSRLNKNKIIALGFKAVFWFLVLYFLYWAYSNGYFDILFNQTDEFMTLLRQHMTLVALSSTFALLIALPVGIFVTRPAFRKTEWFFMNAANLGQTIPTIAILAIVMSYLGIGYQPAVFALTVFSILPILRNTVAGISSVDSEVLDSAKGMGLTPFQILMKIELPNASMPIIAGIRTAIVMNVGTAALAYLVGGGGLGDFIFTGIMLRSNEYLMSGAVPVTVLAILIDQVLRVVEKVVVPRSLRTT is encoded by the coding sequence GTGAGCAGATTGAATAAAAACAAAATCATCGCCCTCGGATTTAAAGCCGTTTTCTGGTTTCTTGTTCTTTATTTTCTATACTGGGCGTATTCGAACGGATATTTCGACATTCTGTTTAACCAGACAGATGAGTTTATGACACTTTTGCGTCAGCACATGACGCTTGTGGCCCTGTCGTCCACGTTTGCCCTGCTCATAGCGCTGCCTGTGGGGATCTTTGTAACCAGACCGGCATTCAGAAAAACCGAATGGTTCTTTATGAACGCGGCAAATCTGGGTCAGACCATTCCGACGATCGCAATTCTCGCAATAGTGATGAGTTATCTCGGTATCGGGTATCAGCCGGCTGTTTTTGCACTGACCGTGTTCTCAATTCTGCCTATTCTTAGAAATACGGTAGCTGGGATCAGTTCCGTTGACAGTGAAGTACTTGATTCTGCTAAGGGAATGGGACTGACGCCGTTTCAGATTCTGATGAAAATTGAGCTGCCGAATGCGAGCATGCCGATTATAGCAGGAATCCGAACCGCGATCGTGATGAACGTCGGTACCGCAGCTTTGGCGTACCTCGTCGGAGGCGGCGGACTGGGCGACTTCATCTTTACCGGCATCATGCTTCGGAGCAATGAGTACTTAATGAGCGGGGCGGTACCGGTCACGGTGCTTGCCATTCTGATTGACCAGGTGCTTCGAGTAGTGGAGAAAGTAGTCGTACCTCGTAGTCTAAGAACCACTTAA
- a CDS encoding ABC transporter ATP-binding protein has product MIEFSNVTKIYDGDVKAVDDVSFSVPEGNIAVFLGPSGCGKTTLLRMVNRLVPLTSGTISINGEDTGSLNEIELRRKIGYVIQSNGLFPNMTIEQNVMVVPNLLGWDKKKQKDRFNYLMDLVGLAPDDYRKRYPNELSGGQQQRVGIVRAMAADPPVMLMDEPFGALDPIIRNRIQNEFIQIQKEVQKTILFVSHDIDEAIKMGDQIAIFKSGSLMQYDTPTRILSDPKNDFVNEFVGSDRAIKSLSLYKISDLLEEKQLKPVNGEPRTKVTADTNLRETIAILFTEKEDHLMVVDDAGEPAGLLSLDEIQEYLQQSIESK; this is encoded by the coding sequence AAAGCAGTGGATGATGTGAGCTTTTCCGTACCGGAAGGAAATATAGCCGTATTTCTCGGGCCGTCCGGCTGTGGGAAAACCACCCTTCTCCGGATGGTAAACAGGCTTGTCCCGCTCACAAGCGGCACGATCTCCATTAACGGAGAGGACACCGGGTCTTTAAACGAAATCGAACTGCGCAGAAAAATCGGCTATGTCATTCAGAGTAACGGTCTGTTTCCAAACATGACGATCGAGCAGAATGTCATGGTTGTACCAAATCTGCTCGGCTGGGATAAAAAGAAACAGAAAGACCGTTTCAATTACCTGATGGACCTCGTCGGTCTAGCCCCGGATGATTACCGTAAGCGTTACCCGAACGAACTCTCGGGCGGGCAGCAGCAGCGTGTCGGAATTGTCCGTGCGATGGCGGCAGACCCGCCGGTCATGCTGATGGACGAGCCGTTCGGTGCGCTCGATCCGATTATCCGGAACCGGATTCAGAACGAATTTATCCAGATTCAGAAGGAAGTGCAGAAAACGATTTTGTTTGTGTCCCACGATATTGACGAAGCGATTAAAATGGGCGACCAGATTGCCATTTTCAAATCAGGCAGCCTGATGCAGTATGATACACCGACCCGGATTCTTTCTGATCCGAAAAACGATTTCGTAAACGAATTCGTTGGGTCTGACCGGGCGATCAAGAGCCTGAGCCTGTATAAAATCTCCGACCTGCTCGAGGAAAAACAGCTCAAACCGGTGAACGGAGAGCCGAGAACGAAGGTGACGGCAGATACAAACCTGCGTGAAACCATCGCGATTCTGTTTACGGAAAAAGAAGACCACCTGATGGTAGTCGATGACGCCGGTGAGCCGGCAGGTCTATTAAGCCTTGATGAAATTCAGGAGTACCTGCAGCAGTCGATTGAAAGCAAATAA